A genomic segment from Actinomycetota bacterium encodes:
- a CDS encoding Rieske (2Fe-2S) protein, with the protein MTGFVNRIERMESLDPGARLIQKLLSRTIPQQSTRKDLLSGTWLGRPLHPALTDVVIGTWISSALLDHASGARGNKAADHLLLIGNVSALPTIAAGLSDWAELWGEQQRLGSVHALGNGAALALQVVSHRARRAGRRRAGKLLSLAAVLTAGGSAYLGGHLSFVKGVGVNRTAFEVPPQEWTPVIADQDLAEDTPTPARAGDIGLLLYRRDQEVYALSDRCTHRGCALHLGQVNDLKVECPCHGSIFRLTDGGVLKGPATVPAPVYDVRRRDGNVEVRRLVAPQWGRRPAGGAGGSGISSGGA; encoded by the coding sequence GTGACGGGCTTCGTGAACAGGATCGAGCGCATGGAGTCACTGGACCCGGGCGCACGGCTGATCCAAAAGCTGCTCAGCCGTACGATTCCGCAGCAGTCGACCCGTAAGGACCTCCTCAGCGGCACCTGGCTCGGGCGCCCTCTTCATCCTGCGCTCACCGACGTTGTGATCGGCACCTGGATCAGTTCCGCCCTGCTCGACCACGCGTCCGGCGCACGTGGGAACAAAGCCGCCGACCACCTGCTGCTGATCGGGAACGTCTCGGCACTGCCGACCATTGCAGCCGGCCTGTCGGACTGGGCCGAGCTGTGGGGTGAGCAGCAGCGATTGGGGTCGGTCCACGCCCTGGGGAACGGCGCCGCCCTCGCCCTCCAGGTGGTGTCCCATCGGGCCCGAAGGGCCGGCAGGCGCCGGGCCGGAAAGCTGTTGTCGCTGGCCGCGGTCCTCACTGCCGGAGGCTCCGCCTACCTTGGCGGCCACCTGTCGTTCGTAAAGGGCGTCGGGGTCAACCGGACCGCGTTCGAGGTCCCGCCCCAGGAGTGGACGCCGGTGATCGCCGATCAGGATCTGGCGGAGGACACGCCCACGCCGGCCCGGGCCGGTGACATCGGTCTGCTGCTGTACCGGCGGGACCAGGAGGTCTACGCGCTCTCCGATCGCTGCACCCACCGGGGATGCGCTCTTCACCTCGGCCAGGTGAACGACCTAAAGGTGGAGTGCCCGTGCCACGGCAGCATCTTCCGGCTAACCGACGGTGGAGTCCTCAAAGGGCCCGCCACCGTGCCCGCCCCGGTTTACGACGTGCGCCGCCGGGACGGAAACGTGGAGGTCCGCCGGCTGGTCGCTCCCCAGTGGGGACGCCGGCCGGCCGGAGGTGCGGGAGGTAGCGGGATCAGCTCGGGAGGAGCCTGA
- a CDS encoding Rieske 2Fe-2S domain-containing protein: MKNPLTSIEQAEVLDKPSEALIAAVSKVIPPGPVKDALTGKWQGHPVHPVLTDIPIGLWTSSLLLDVLGGKKSQSASQTLLGLGIASALPTVAAGVADWIDTYGDERRIGLVHAAGNATAMVLYTGSYLARRRGSHGFGVALSMAATGVLAGAGFLGGHLVYRLGSGVDQTRFAHYPSDWTAVMAEADLPSQQAVAADLGDSKVMLYRDGGTICALADKCSHRGGPLHEGEIDPDAMTVKCPWHASVFDMRTGEVEHGPASAPQPCFEARILGDQVEVRLLPS, encoded by the coding sequence GTGAAGAACCCGTTGACCAGCATCGAACAAGCGGAAGTGCTCGATAAGCCGAGCGAGGCTCTTATTGCGGCTGTATCCAAGGTGATACCGCCCGGGCCCGTCAAGGACGCCCTCACCGGCAAGTGGCAGGGCCACCCGGTGCACCCGGTGCTCACCGACATACCCATCGGCTTGTGGACCAGCTCGTTGCTGCTCGACGTCCTCGGCGGAAAGAAGTCGCAGAGCGCATCACAAACCCTGCTCGGGCTCGGGATCGCCTCGGCCCTGCCCACCGTTGCTGCCGGGGTGGCCGACTGGATCGACACCTACGGCGACGAACGGCGCATCGGCCTGGTCCACGCGGCCGGAAACGCCACCGCCATGGTTCTGTACACCGGCTCCTACCTGGCGCGGCGGCGGGGAAGCCACGGCTTCGGAGTGGCGCTCTCCATGGCAGCGACCGGAGTTCTGGCCGGGGCGGGCTTTCTCGGGGGCCACCTGGTCTACCGGTTGGGCAGCGGGGTCGACCAGACCCGCTTCGCCCACTACCCCTCGGACTGGACCGCGGTTATGGCCGAGGCGGACCTGCCATCGCAGCAGGCGGTGGCCGCCGACCTCGGCGACTCGAAGGTGATGCTCTACCGTGACGGCGGAACCATCTGCGCCCTGGCCGACAAGTGCTCCCACCGGGGAGGCCCGCTGCACGAGGGGGAGATCGACCCCGACGCGATGACCGTGAAGTGCCCCTGGCACGCCAGCGTCTTCGACATGCGAACCGGAGAGGTCGAGCACGGCCCTGCCTCGGCCCCGCAGCCGTGCTTCGAAGCGAGAATTCTGGGCGACCAGGTTGAGGTCAGGCTCCTCCCGAGCTGA